The genome window CCGGTGCTTCGGGGGAGGCTGTCTGCGCGGTCACGGGTGACTCCTCACGGGAGAGTCCTCGCCGAGGTCCCAGAACAGGCCGGCCATGATGCGCAGGCCCTCGCGTGCCACGGGGGCCAGCAAGTGCTCGTCCGGGGCGTGCTGGGCGCAGGCGGGGTAGGAGTGCGGGATCCAGAGCGTGCACAACCCGAGCTCGTCGGCGAAGGCGTCGTTGGGAATGCTGCCGCCGAGGTTGGGCAGCAGCGCGGGTTGCGCGCCGGTGGTGCGGCTGATCGAGCCGAGCGCCCAGCGCACCCAGGGGTCGTCCGGGTCCGACCGGGTCGGCGGCATGGTCGGGCCGACCTCGACGTCGACCATGGCGAATCCGTGCTCGTCCAGGTGCTCGCGGAGGATGACGGCGAGCTTGTCCACCTCGGTGCCGACCACGGACCGGAGCTGGCAGTGCGCGTGTGCGCTGCCGGGAATGGCGTTGACCGGGTTGTCCGGGTTGCCCGCGGCGAGCGAGAGGACCTCGAGGGTGTTCCAGCCGACGAGTCGCTCGGCCGGGGTGAGACCGGGTTCGCCCCAGCCTTCGTCCACGGGCGGATCGTCCGGTCCGCCGCCGACCGCGATGTCGCGCAGGGCGTCCCGGACGTTGGCGGGGATCTCCTGCGGCCGCAGACCGGGGAGGAGGATTCGGCCCCGCGCGTCGACGAGGGTGGCGAGCGCGCCGGCCAGCACCGTCGCCGGGTTGCGCAGCAGGCCGCCCCAGTTGCCGGAGTGGTGGGCGCCCGCGCGCAGGTCGACCCGCAGGGTGAACGGGGTGGAGCCGCGTGAACCGAGGAACAGCGTGGGCCGCTCGGCGGCCACGCGCGGCCCGTCGGAGGCGATCAGCACGTCGGCGGCGAGCTCGTCGCGCAACTGGGCGCAGACCGTGCGCAGGCCCGGCGAGCCGGACTCCTCCCCGGTCTCCACCAGCACCTTGAGGTTGAAGCCGAGCCGGCCG of Saccharopolyspora erythraea contains these proteins:
- a CDS encoding M20 family metallopeptidase is translated as MNRAAVVERAAEYFDSGEFLTELGRRIAFATESQDRARARSLRSYLTDELAPALTGRLGCTARVVDNPAGDYPLLVANRHEGDELPTVLVYGHGDVVLGEPRRWRHGLDPWQVVVEGDRWYGRGTADNKGQHTINFAALEQVLRVRGRLGFNLKVLVETGEESGSPGLRTVCAQLRDELAADVLIASDGPRVAAERPTLFLGSRGSTPFTLRVDLRAGAHHSGNWGGLLRNPATVLAGALATLVDARGRILLPGLRPQEIPANVRDALRDIAVGGGPDDPPVDEGWGEPGLTPAERLVGWNTLEVLSLAAGNPDNPVNAIPGSAHAHCQLRSVVGTEVDKLAVILREHLDEHGFAMVDVEVGPTMPPTRSDPDDPWVRWALGSISRTTGAQPALLPNLGGSIPNDAFADELGLCTLWIPHSYPACAQHAPDEHLLAPVAREGLRIMAGLFWDLGEDSPVRSHP